Proteins encoded by one window of Paenibacillus sp. DCT19:
- the ctaG gene encoding cytochrome c oxidase assembly factor CtaG, which yields MLGLQYFSFNDLWSPAILALFLLIGAGYLVLVGPVSEKVSGAEPATAGQRVLFITGLLVFYLAQAGPFNLLGHVMFSFHMISMALSYLVAPPLLMKGLPNWVWRKIVSYLPTKQLSFLAHPIVAALLFNGLFSIYHLPVVHDYVMLNFTVHRLYYIALFITSMLMWWTLLNPLPEGRQASGLSKVGFIFLNMVLLTPACGLIIFASEPLYATYSNPAVWAEAMRYCVSGDTSALLRSFGGPAFFNFLSSAKEDQQVGGIIMKFIQEGIFVSMLALVFFQWYRKEKQEDDEDDSHPKEPPVMPFNPATK from the coding sequence ATGCTCGGGTTGCAATATTTTAGTTTTAATGATCTGTGGAGCCCTGCCATTCTGGCATTATTTCTACTTATCGGAGCAGGTTACCTCGTGCTGGTAGGACCCGTCAGTGAGAAAGTCAGTGGAGCAGAACCAGCAACTGCAGGACAGCGAGTTTTGTTTATTACCGGACTTCTCGTTTTTTATTTAGCTCAAGCGGGGCCTTTCAACCTGTTGGGACACGTCATGTTTAGCTTTCATATGATCAGCATGGCTCTATCATATTTGGTGGCTCCTCCCTTACTTATGAAAGGACTGCCTAACTGGGTCTGGCGTAAAATCGTAAGTTATCTGCCAACAAAGCAGTTATCTTTTCTAGCTCATCCGATCGTGGCAGCCCTATTGTTTAATGGGTTGTTCTCCATCTATCATCTGCCGGTAGTGCATGATTATGTCATGCTCAATTTCACGGTTCATCGTCTGTATTACATTGCGCTTTTCATCACTTCAATGCTGATGTGGTGGACGCTCCTTAATCCGTTACCGGAAGGCAGACAGGCGTCGGGACTATCCAAAGTTGGGTTTATTTTTCTCAATATGGTGTTGCTTACGCCAGCTTGTGGTTTGATTATTTTCGCCTCAGAGCCTCTATATGCAACCTATAGCAATCCTGCTGTGTGGGCTGAGGCCATGCGTTATTGTGTATCAGGTGATACATCGGCATTGCTGCGATCTTTTGGAGGGCCTGCGTTCTTCAACTTTCTGTCATCTGCGAAAGAGGATCAGCAGGTTGGCGGCATCATTATGAAATTCATTCAGGAGGGCATCTTCGTGTCCATGCTGGCACTTGTTTTCTTCCAGTGGTATCGCAAGGAGAAGCAGGAAGATGACGAGGATGATTCCCACCCAAAGGAGCCACCGGTGATGCCATTTAACCCTGCTACAAAATAA
- the map gene encoding type I methionyl aminopeptidase — protein MHVDPILKTKEEIGYMQEAGRILHNCHKLIEQRLAPGVTTRDMDELVEEFLAKNGATPEQKGYKGYPYATCASVNEVVCHGFPSEQELAEGDVVTIDMVVNKDGWLADSAWTYGIGEQRRTIRKLMKRTEKALHRAIAQAVPGNTLGDIGSAIERTARLYRYGIVKPLIGHGIGQYIHEPPNVLPYGKRGTGQMLTEGMVITIEPIFTKGSSGVVVWDEDGWTVRTVDGSWGVQYEHTIAITSNGPRILTDGT, from the coding sequence ATGCATGTGGATCCTATTTTGAAAACAAAAGAAGAGATTGGCTACATGCAGGAGGCAGGGCGAATCCTGCACAACTGTCACAAGCTTATTGAACAGCGGCTAGCCCCGGGTGTAACCACACGGGACATGGATGAATTAGTGGAAGAATTTCTGGCGAAGAATGGTGCAACGCCTGAACAAAAAGGGTATAAGGGATATCCCTATGCGACCTGCGCATCTGTCAATGAGGTGGTATGTCACGGTTTTCCTAGTGAACAGGAATTGGCCGAAGGTGATGTCGTGACCATTGATATGGTCGTGAATAAGGATGGCTGGCTTGCTGACTCTGCCTGGACATATGGGATCGGAGAACAGCGGCGGACAATTCGTAAGTTGATGAAGCGTACAGAGAAGGCACTACATCGGGCTATTGCCCAAGCTGTACCTGGGAATACGCTGGGGGATATCGGCAGTGCTATTGAACGCACAGCAAGATTATATCGATACGGCATTGTGAAGCCACTCATTGGTCATGGGATTGGTCAATACATTCATGAACCACCCAATGTATTACCTTACGGTAAACGTGGTACGGGGCAGATGTTGACTGAAGGCATGGTCATTACGATTGAGCCAATATTCACGAAGGGCAGCTCAGGAGTCGTGGTATGGGACGAAGATGGATGGACTGTGCGAACGGTGGATGGCAGCTGGGGAGTCCAATACGAGCACACCATCGCAATCACGAGCAATGGCCCACGGATCTTAACCGATGGAACATAA
- a CDS encoding cytochrome C oxidase subunit IV family protein yields MSVQDKVDQEPVKHRHRTEGPQKHVVVFIFSIILTLIAFAAVKAGGVNATFTIILLVVMAILQVFVQLGYWMHLKDKGHLMPILFMAFGFFVAFTCIIMSLYWVWW; encoded by the coding sequence ATGTCGGTACAGGATAAAGTAGATCAGGAACCAGTGAAACACCGTCACCGGACAGAAGGGCCACAGAAACACGTCGTGGTGTTTATCTTCTCCATCATACTGACACTGATCGCATTCGCAGCTGTTAAGGCCGGTGGTGTTAATGCAACGTTTACGATCATCTTGCTGGTCGTCATGGCGATTTTACAGGTGTTTGTACAGCTTGGTTATTGGATGCACTTGAAAGACAAAGGTCATTTAATGCCAATTCTGTTCATGGCATTTGGATTCTTCGTAGCATTTACGTGCATTATTATGTCACTCTATTGGGTTTGGTGGTAA
- a CDS encoding cytochrome c oxidase subunit 3 has product MTTSHAEPVNGNLLHEPEKATLEGRNKLIGFWLFLGGETVLFGTLFATFLALRNQTNEGPTANELFHLPLVAAATFILLVSSLTSVFAIQAMHKGKVKALRLWLGITVLLGLGFLGLEIYEFYEYVKHKEFGMTTSAFSSAFYTLVGFHGAHVAFGILWIGLIIGQLFKKGLTVVTAPKVYVSAMYWHFIDVVWVFIFTVVYLLGKVG; this is encoded by the coding sequence ATGACAACATCACATGCTGAACCTGTGAACGGTAATTTACTGCATGAACCGGAGAAGGCAACGCTGGAGGGACGTAATAAGCTCATTGGCTTCTGGTTGTTCCTCGGCGGCGAGACCGTGTTGTTCGGTACCCTTTTCGCTACTTTCCTAGCGCTCAGGAACCAGACGAATGAAGGGCCGACGGCGAATGAGTTATTCCATCTACCGCTGGTGGCGGCAGCAACCTTTATCCTCCTAGTCAGCAGTTTGACGAGTGTGTTCGCCATTCAGGCGATGCATAAAGGTAAGGTGAAGGCACTCAGGTTATGGCTCGGTATTACCGTTTTGCTAGGGCTCGGGTTCTTAGGGCTCGAAATCTATGAGTTTTATGAATACGTGAAGCACAAAGAGTTCGGTATGACAACGAGTGCATTCAGCTCGGCATTTTATACACTAGTCGGATTCCACGGAGCTCACGTAGCCTTCGGTATTCTCTGGATCGGTCTCATTATTGGACAATTGTTCAAAAAAGGACTGACGGTCGTAACTGCACCTAAAGTGTACGTCTCTGCAATGTACTGGCACTTTATCGACGTTGTCTGGGTGTTTATCTTCACGGTCGTGTACTTGCTCGGAAAGGTGGGGTAA
- a CDS encoding DUF420 domain-containing protein yields MDMYFLLPTISTSFIVISAVLVGIGWILIIRGKREAHQSMMVAGAVAALIFFVIYMSRTIFVGNTAWGGEPDMEIFYRIFLIFHIILATVAAVFGISTLVLGFKKKFKTHRRWGRFTSMIWFSSAMTGVIVYVLLYILYPGGHTRPVWEVILGV; encoded by the coding sequence ATGGATATGTATTTTCTTCTGCCTACGATCAGCACGTCTTTCATTGTGATTAGTGCCGTACTGGTGGGAATTGGCTGGATACTTATTATTCGCGGTAAACGGGAAGCGCATCAGTCCATGATGGTGGCAGGTGCGGTAGCAGCATTAATATTTTTTGTTATTTATATGTCTCGAACGATCTTTGTGGGCAACACGGCATGGGGCGGCGAACCGGATATGGAGATCTTCTACCGAATCTTTCTGATCTTTCATATTATTCTCGCAACTGTGGCTGCGGTTTTCGGTATCTCAACACTTGTACTTGGGTTCAAAAAGAAGTTCAAAACACACCGTCGTTGGGGGCGGTTCACATCTATGATCTGGTTCAGTAGTGCCATGACGGGTGTGATCGTGTATGTTCTACTGTATATCCTGTATCCAGGTGGGCACACGCGACCTGTGTGGGAAGTTATTCTTGGGGTCTAA
- the coxB gene encoding cytochrome c oxidase subunit II has product MMKQWQVAKRILPLLAVFSLLLSACGREDLSVMKPQGPVAQGQYDLMKLSIAIMIVVLIIVFAIAAYVLIRFRRRSGQNDIPEQVEGSFKLEVIWTAIPLLLVIVLAVPTVKEIFAQGADLSNDPNAVQVKVTSHQYWWEFTYPQYDVTTAQDLIIPTDKKIAFELKTADVIHSFWVPSLAGKMDTNPDGTLNKFSFSAPNEGVYRGKCAELCGRSHAYMEFKVKAVSPEAFDRWVAEMKAPAVLPEDMQLAEKFKTNCLSCHAVGDQGGPVAPNLTGIGGKESVAGILLNQREGQEEGNPVLDNMKEWLHDPQSVKPGNTMPSPKDFGLTDEEIDGIAEYLANYKLDYE; this is encoded by the coding sequence ATGATGAAACAGTGGCAGGTTGCAAAGCGAATTCTCCCCTTGCTGGCGGTGTTCTCTTTGCTGCTATCCGCATGCGGGCGGGAAGACTTGTCTGTAATGAAACCTCAGGGTCCTGTGGCGCAAGGTCAATATGATCTGATGAAGCTGTCCATCGCGATTATGATCGTGGTACTCATCATTGTATTTGCCATTGCGGCCTATGTATTGATCCGTTTTCGCAGACGGTCTGGACAGAATGACATACCCGAACAGGTCGAAGGAAGTTTCAAGCTCGAAGTCATATGGACAGCCATTCCGTTACTGCTTGTTATTGTACTAGCTGTACCAACGGTTAAGGAGATCTTTGCTCAAGGCGCAGATCTGTCCAATGATCCTAATGCAGTACAGGTCAAAGTCACCTCGCATCAGTACTGGTGGGAATTTACTTATCCTCAATATGACGTAACCACCGCTCAAGACCTCATTATTCCTACCGACAAGAAGATCGCATTCGAATTGAAAACCGCTGACGTGATTCATTCCTTCTGGGTGCCGTCACTTGCGGGTAAAATGGACACCAACCCAGATGGAACACTGAATAAGTTTAGCTTCTCAGCACCGAATGAAGGCGTTTACCGCGGGAAGTGTGCCGAATTATGCGGCAGGTCTCATGCTTACATGGAGTTTAAAGTAAAAGCGGTCAGCCCTGAAGCTTTTGACAGATGGGTTGCTGAAATGAAAGCACCTGCTGTTCTTCCGGAAGATATGCAATTGGCTGAAAAATTCAAAACAAATTGCCTTTCTTGTCATGCTGTAGGTGATCAAGGTGGCCCAGTCGCGCCAAATCTCACGGGAATCGGTGGCAAGGAATCCGTCGCAGGTATCCTGCTTAATCAGCGTGAAGGACAAGAAGAGGGTAACCCTGTCTTGGATAACATGAAAGAATGGCTGCATGATCCACAATCCGTGAAGCCAGGCAATACGATGCCGAGTCCCAAAGACTTCGGACTTACAGATGAAGAGATCGACGGAATTGCCGAATATTTGGCCAATTATAAATTGGACTATGAATAG